From the Clostridium putrefaciens genome, one window contains:
- a CDS encoding glycosyltransferase family 2 protein, whose product MKVLIIIPAFNEEENLIKLIDNIKVCCPFYDILVVNDCSTDNTRLLRFQPPVYKVDLGSNLGIGGAVQTGYKFAYYNNYDVAVQVDGDGQHNPKYIKDLIEEINNGENMCLGSRFIDKAGFQSTFARRIGIVYFSNLIYLVSKKRITDPTSGFRACDKTVIKMFARRYPTDYPEPETLVSLAKNKLRIKEIPVVMNERESGVSSINLIKSIYYMIKVSIAICFTSVSSK is encoded by the coding sequence ATGAAAGTACTAATCATTATTCCTGCTTTTAATGAAGAAGAAAACTTAATCAAATTAATAGATAACATAAAGGTTTGTTGTCCTTTTTATGATATATTAGTAGTAAATGATTGCTCTACAGATAATACAAGACTTTTAAGATTTCAGCCACCGGTTTATAAGGTGGATTTAGGATCTAACTTAGGTATTGGTGGAGCTGTGCAGACTGGATATAAATTTGCATATTATAATAATTATGATGTGGCTGTGCAGGTAGATGGAGATGGTCAGCATAATCCTAAGTACATAAAGGACCTTATTGAAGAGATTAATAATGGAGAAAATATGTGTCTTGGGTCTAGGTTTATAGATAAGGCTGGATTTCAATCTACATTTGCAAGAAGAATAGGCATAGTATACTTTTCAAATCTTATATATTTGGTATCTAAAAAAAGGATAACGGATCCGACTTCGGGATTTAGAGCCTGTGATAAAACTGTAATTAAGATGTTTGCAAGAAGATATCCTACAGATTATCCAGAGCCTGAAACATTAGTTTCTTTAGCGAAAAATAAGCTTCGTATAAAAGAGATTCCTGTAGTAATGAATGAAAGAGAAAGTGGAGTATCTTCAATAAATCTCATTAAATCTATATATTATATGATAAAGGTTTCAATAGCTATATGTTTCACCTCGGTTTCCAGTAAATAA
- a CDS encoding DUF2304 domain-containing protein, which translates to MNYQLQIILTLVSIGFFIFIYKMITNYKMDLRHSLVWVLSSLIFILMSIFPGILTSISRLIHIEEPVNTIFLLVIFFLLLVTFTLTLTISKRSNSIKDLVQEVAILKLKVEGLSKEKEKDNN; encoded by the coding sequence ATGAATTATCAGCTTCAGATTATTCTAACATTAGTTTCAATAGGATTTTTTATATTTATTTATAAAATGATAACAAATTATAAGATGGATCTCAGACATAGTCTAGTTTGGGTTTTATCTAGTTTGATTTTTATATTAATGTCTATATTCCCGGGTATTTTAACTAGTATTTCAAGACTTATACATATTGAAGAACCTGTTAACACAATATTTCTTTTGGTTATATTTTTTCTTTTGTTAGTAACATTTACGTTAACATTAACTATTTCAAAAAGATCTAACAGTATAAAAGATTTAGTACAAGAGGTTGCAATTTTAAAACTTAAGGTTGAAGGGTTATCTAAAGAAAAAGAAAAAGATAATAACTAG
- a CDS encoding DEAD/DEAH box helicase has protein sequence MEVNFESLKITQKMINGLESLGIENPTEIQEKVIPLALEGKNLIGQSETGTGKTLSYLLPIIEKIDVNKKEMQCIIIAPTHELVMQIHNTISDLRNSSGIEVLSTPLIGSANITRQIEKLKSKPHIIVGSSGRILELIKKRKISAHTIRIIVIDEVDKLLDKDNIPSIKEIIKATPKDAQMMMFSATITGNTLDASKTLALDVVVVSVKDTNTVNEDIIHGYILTEHRKKIDTLRKLISSVNPKRALIFINSSYDVDKTLEKLRFHNIKVDSVHGSNDKEDRQRALENFRKGSIQVLVASDIAARGLDIKGITHVINLDLPKDSKDYLHRVGRVGRAGEIGEVFSLVDPKEESLIKKYEDNFKIVIKEKYLYGGRVEIQED, from the coding sequence ATGGAAGTTAATTTTGAAAGTCTTAAAATAACACAAAAGATGATAAATGGGTTAGAAAGTTTAGGAATTGAAAATCCTACAGAAATTCAAGAAAAAGTAATTCCTTTAGCGTTAGAGGGGAAAAATTTAATAGGACAGTCTGAGACAGGTACAGGTAAGACACTATCTTATCTTTTACCTATAATAGAAAAGATAGATGTAAATAAAAAAGAGATGCAATGTATAATAATAGCTCCAACACATGAGCTTGTAATGCAGATACATAATACTATTTCAGATTTAAGAAATAGTTCGGGTATAGAAGTTTTATCTACACCTTTAATAGGAAGCGCTAATATTACAAGGCAAATAGAAAAGTTAAAGTCAAAGCCACATATTATAGTAGGATCTTCAGGAAGAATATTAGAACTTATAAAAAAGAGGAAGATATCAGCCCACACTATAAGGATTATAGTTATTGACGAGGTAGATAAGCTTTTAGATAAAGATAATATTCCTTCTATAAAAGAGATAATAAAAGCTACACCAAAGGATGCTCAAATGATGATGTTTTCAGCTACTATAACAGGAAATACCTTAGATGCTTCCAAAACATTAGCTCTAGATGTTGTTGTTGTAAGTGTTAAAGATACAAATACTGTTAATGAGGATATAATTCATGGGTATATTTTGACTGAACATAGAAAGAAAATAGATACGTTAAGAAAACTTATATCTTCAGTAAATCCTAAAAGGGCCCTTATATTTATTAACAGTAGTTATGATGTAGATAAAACTCTTGAAAAGCTTAGATTTCATAATATAAAGGTAGACTCTGTTCACGGTAGTAATGATAAGGAAGACAGACAAAGAGCTTTAGAAAACTTTAGAAAAGGTAGCATACAAGTTTTAGTTGCTTCAGATATTGCTGCAAGGGGCCTTGATATTAAAGGTATAACCCATGTGATAAATTTAGATCTTCCAAAGGATTCTAAAGATTACTTACATAGAGTAGGAAGAGTTGGAAGGGCAGGAGAAATAGGAGAAGTATTCTCTCTTGTAGATCCTAAAGAAGAAAGCCTTATAAAGAAATATGAGGATAATTTTAAGATTGTTATTAAAGAGAAATATCTGTATGGTGGAAGAGTTGAGATTCAAGAAGATTAA
- a CDS encoding arsenate reductase family protein, with product MNIQVFGIKKCFDTKKAERYFKERNIKYQFIDLNEKALSKGELQSVKSSVGLINLINKESKEYEKLNLSNIRSDSTREEILLKNPKLYKTPIVRNGNMATVGYDIETWKIWE from the coding sequence ATGAATATTCAAGTTTTTGGCATAAAAAAGTGCTTTGATACGAAAAAGGCAGAAAGGTATTTTAAGGAGAGAAATATAAAATATCAGTTTATTGATTTAAATGAAAAGGCTTTAAGCAAGGGCGAATTACAAAGTGTAAAATCTTCTGTAGGATTAATAAATTTAATAAATAAAGAAAGTAAAGAATATGAAAAGCTAAATCTTTCAAATATTAGAAGCGATAGTACAAGAGAAGAAATACTTTTAAAAAACCCAAAACTATATAAAACACCTATAGTTCGTAATGGGAACATGGCTACAGTTGGTTATGATATAGAGACTTGGAAAATTTGGGAGTAG
- a CDS encoding phosphatase PAP2 family protein, with product MNDYIFHAINNIANKSSVLDEIMIITSKYGPYISILALGSILILGIYKKKRRPVQYAIETLIITIISMVLSFVIGRVFYVERPFVKNKVNLLINHKSNASFPSNHAMGTMSIAVGLFSFDNLIGMFLTFLSIMVGIARVYVGNHYPLDVIGGYILVFIVDYIYKRYIRKFIVTD from the coding sequence ATGAATGATTATATCTTTCATGCAATAAATAATATAGCTAATAAAAGTAGTGTTTTAGATGAAATAATGATTATAACTTCAAAATATGGCCCTTATATATCTATATTAGCTTTAGGAAGTATACTTATATTAGGGATATATAAAAAGAAAAGAAGACCAGTTCAATATGCTATAGAAACGCTAATAATAACTATAATAAGTATGGTATTAAGTTTTGTAATTGGTAGGGTCTTTTATGTGGAAAGGCCCTTTGTTAAAAATAAGGTTAATTTGCTTATAAATCACAAAAGTAATGCTTCTTTTCCAAGTAATCATGCTATGGGAACTATGAGTATAGCGGTAGGATTATTTTCATTTGATAATTTAATAGGAATGTTTTTAACCTTTCTATCTATAATGGTAGGTATTGCTAGGGTATATGTAGGCAATCACTATCCTTTAGATGTTATAGGTGGTTATATATTAGTTTTTATAGTAGATTACATATATAAAAGGTATATAAGGAAGTTTATAGTTACAGATTAA
- the ytaF gene encoding sporulation membrane protein YtaF produces MLESLLLVLALSLDALVASIAYGANKIKIPFLSITVINIVCSSCLAISLFFGSIIKKLIPGNITSIISFLILFLLGIYYLFQSLVKNYIGKASGKKINLKLFDLRFIIDIYADETKADFNNSKELEPKEALYLAIALSLDSLAVGFGSSLGNANYIQVILLSLVCGIVAIYSGVFLGKKLAKTSKLDLSWLGGILLIILSILKIR; encoded by the coding sequence ATGTTAGAGTCCCTACTATTAGTACTAGCCTTATCTTTAGATGCACTAGTGGCTAGTATTGCTTATGGTGCAAATAAAATAAAAATCCCCTTTTTATCTATAACAGTTATTAATATAGTTTGTTCTTCTTGCCTTGCTATATCCCTTTTTTTTGGTTCTATAATAAAAAAACTTATTCCAGGTAACATTACCTCCATAATAAGCTTTTTAATATTGTTTTTACTAGGTATATACTATTTATTTCAAAGTCTTGTGAAGAATTATATAGGTAAAGCTTCAGGTAAGAAGATAAATTTAAAATTATTTGATTTAAGATTTATAATTGATATATATGCCGATGAAACTAAAGCCGACTTTAATAATTCAAAGGAGCTAGAGCCAAAAGAAGCCCTATATCTAGCAATAGCTCTATCTTTAGACTCGCTAGCTGTTGGGTTTGGAAGTAGTCTTGGAAATGCTAATTATATACAGGTAATTTTGTTATCTTTAGTTTGTGGTATTGTAGCTATATATTCAGGTGTCTTTTTAGGTAAGAAGCTTGCTAAAACTTCAAAATTAGATTTATCTTGGCTTGGTGGAATATTGTTAATTATTTTATCTATTTTAAAGATAAGGTAA
- a CDS encoding 2-oxoacid:ferredoxin oxidoreductase subunit beta, with translation MLDIKLYNTKDENTWCPGCGNFNILDAIKRAAAELDIAPDQLVMVSGIGQAAKTPHYIRANGFNGLHGRALPPAQAIKLVNKDLNVVVTGGDGDAYGEGGNHFLHAQRRNVDIVQLVHDNQIYGLTKGQGSPTTALGQKTSMQFEGVNIYPLNPLAVAISAGATFVARAFSGDKDKLVEIIKAAMNHKGYALIDILQPCVTFNKVNTFKWYKDRLYYLDESHDPSNKLSAFEKASQFGDEGIPGGIIYQEKGKATYGELHPVLNSGISLVDRTWEPKNADKFLNEFM, from the coding sequence ATGTTAGATATAAAGCTTTATAACACTAAAGATGAAAATACATGGTGCCCTGGTTGTGGTAACTTTAACATACTAGATGCTATAAAGAGAGCCGCTGCAGAGCTTGACATAGCTCCTGATCAATTAGTAATGGTTTCCGGTATAGGACAAGCTGCAAAGACACCTCATTATATAAGAGCCAATGGATTTAATGGTCTGCACGGAAGAGCTCTTCCTCCAGCTCAAGCTATAAAATTAGTTAATAAAGATTTAAATGTTGTAGTTACTGGTGGTGATGGTGATGCTTATGGAGAAGGTGGAAATCACTTCTTGCATGCACAAAGAAGAAATGTGGATATAGTTCAATTAGTTCACGATAATCAAATTTATGGATTAACTAAAGGTCAGGGATCACCTACAACTGCTTTAGGTCAAAAGACTTCTATGCAATTTGAAGGTGTTAATATATATCCTTTAAATCCACTAGCAGTAGCAATAAGTGCTGGAGCGACCTTTGTAGCTAGAGCATTCTCTGGAGATAAGGATAAGCTTGTAGAAATTATAAAAGCTGCTATGAATCATAAAGGATATGCTTTAATAGATATACTTCAACCTTGTGTAACATTTAATAAAGTAAATACCTTTAAGTGGTATAAAGATAGACTTTATTATTTAGATGAATCCCATGATCCAAGTAATAAGCTTTCAGCATTTGAGAAGGCATCTCAATTTGGAGATGAAGGGATTCCAGGTGGTATAATCTATCAGGAAAAAGGTAAAGCCACTTACGGAGAACTTCATCCTGTATTAAATTCAGGAATATCATTAGTAGATAGAACATGGGAACCTAAAAATGCAGATAAGTTCCTTAATGAATTCATGTAA